In the Quercus lobata isolate SW786 chromosome 5, ValleyOak3.0 Primary Assembly, whole genome shotgun sequence genome, one interval contains:
- the LOC115990650 gene encoding probable LRR receptor-like serine/threonine-protein kinase At1g53440, translating to MPLTGLKGLDLQTGFFTYRQIKAATNNFNAANKIGEGGFGSVYKGILSDGIVTAVKQLSSKSKQGSREFVNKIGMISVLQHPNLVRLYGYCTEGKQLLLVYEYMENNSLAHALFNNGSANGRLKLDWSARQKICVGIARGLVFLHEESTLKIVHRDIKTTNVLLDQDLNPKISDFGLAKLDEEENTHISTRIAGTIGYMAPEYALWGYLTYKADVYSFGVVALKIVAGKNNMKYRPNEKFVCLLDWATVLQKKGDLMELADPKLGSEFSKEETLRMIKVALLCTNPSPALRPTMTVVVSMLEGKTVVDEMARDPGIYGDEWRFEALRDQFGQSPQLNSVEGQSLVQSANPTWIGSSSTSAHDLYSTNLDSR from the exons ATGCCTTTGACAGGGTTAAAAGGATTAGATCTTCAAACTGGTTTTTTTACATATAGACAAATAAAAGCTGCTACCAATAACTTCAATGCTGCAAACAAGATTGGGGAAGGTGGTTTTGGATCCGTTTACAAG GGCATACTATCTGATGGTATTGTAACTGCGGTTAAGCAACTTTCATCAAAATCAAAGCAAGGAAGCCGTGAATTTGTGAACAAAATAGGCATGATATCTGTTTTACAACATCCAAATCTTGTTAGATTGTATGGATATTGTACTGAAGGAAAACAATTATTGTTGGTATATGAGTACATGGAAAACAATAGCCTTGCACATGCTTTGTTTAATAATG GTTCTGCAAATGGTCGATTAAAGTTGGACTGGTCTGCAAGGCAGAAAATATGTGTTGGCATAGCAAGAGGTCTGGTTTTCTTGCACGAGGAATCAACACTGAAAATTGTTCATAGAGACATCAAAACCACTAATGTGTTGCTTGACCAAGACCTAAACCCTAAGATCTCCGACTTTGGTTTGGCCAAGCTAGACGAAGAAGAGAACACACACATTAGCACAAGAATTGCTGGAACAAT AGGTTACATGGCTCCTGAATATGCATTATGGGGTTATTTAACCTACAAAGcggatgtttatagttttggagTTGTTGCATTGAAAATTGTTGCTGGGAAGAACAACATGAAATATCGACCAAATGAGAAATTTGTATGCCTCTTGGATTGG GCAACCGTTTTACAAAAGAAAGGGGATTTGATGGAGTTGGCAGATCCAAAATTGGGGTCTGAGTTCAGTAAGGAAGAGA cccttagaATGATAAAAGTAGCTTTATTATGCACTAATCCATCACCAGCCCTTAGGCCCACCATGACTGTCGTAGTGAGTATGCTTGAAGGCAAGACAGTTGTTGATGAAATGGCCAGGGATCCAGGTATTTATGGCGATGAATGGAGGTTTGAAGCCTTAAGAGACCAATTTGGTCAGAGCCCACAACTAAACTCTGTTGAAGGTCAGAGCCTCGTTCAGTCAGCAAATCCAACATGGATTGGCTCTTCTTCTACATCTGCCCATGATCTCTATTCCACTAATCTTGACTCTCGgtaa